TTCCTCTTGAAAAGAACCATGATACTTTTTGTTCAAAGGCTCTTGCCTCATTCATTCTTTTGTACATTTCTCTATATGTTCCTTTTTTTTCTTTCATTTCTCTCTCTCCTTTGCTTTTTCATTCTTGAATTCTCTTTTCACCCGGTATTTATTTCCAGATAAGATTTTTCCCAATAAAACCCGGATTAAAAGAGAATATTTAAGAAGGAAAATCCTAAAAAGTTATTTTGTTTTTTATAAATAACGTATTACTTCTTCACATACTGTTTCAATCCCGTTTTTGTTTCTATTTCATTTCCCGACACTACAGGAACCTTTGTTTCTATATGATTTTTTCCTAATATTACTATAACATCGGGAATCTTCGTTTCCTTGTTTATTTCGTATACATTTCTCCCTCTTACTTCTACATCTATATTTCTTCCCCTGCAATATTCCGTGATTGTCTGCATTGTATAGTTCATTTTTTTGACAGATACTCCTGCTGCCACTAATACTTTTTTCATACTATTTCCTCCCGAGTTCAGTATATATTTATGATATTTTTCTTTTAGATAATAACCCGCAATATTTTTTTATTTTTCTCAAACAAAAAGAGCATCCGGAAATTAAATTTTACTTTTTATTCCAATACTCTTTTCATCTGCACAGACCCATAATTTTTTCATCTGAGTCTGTGCTTTCTGTAAAATTTATTTTCTACAATTTACTTAAATAATCTTCCGGTATAAATGCTACTTGAAACTAATAAAATCACCTATTTCAATTATCGGATGATGTTCACCTGTGAGTTCTATCTGTCCCGGAACCTCAGCTTCCTCCTTACCGGTAAACTTAAATGTGCAGTGTCCCAGTTCTTTCAGAGTAAGCATAGCTTCTGTACCCACAGCTGTTACCTTATACTCGTGTTTGCCTAAAATTATTTCATCTCCGACTTTTATATCTCTTTTTATCTCACCTTCTTCGTGCAAAATAGCTATTTCAGCCAGTTCCTCAGGTGCTATATCATCAAATATTATTAGACAGCCGCATTCTTCATATAGTTCTAATGCACTCATCCCGATTTTGTTAACTTTAACGTTATAATTCATGTACCTTTCCTTTCTGCCTAAAATAATCCTATACTTGCCACGTAAGCCAATGCCACAGATACCGGACCGGTAATCAATCTCGAGAACAGTATTGCCGGCACTCCTATTTCTATTGTCTCAGCTTCAGCATCACCCAAACTCAATCCAACCGGTATAAAGTCACATCCTACCTGCGGATCAATTGCGAATAATGCTGGTAATGCCAATGATGCCGGTATAGATCCAAGTCCTATCTGAGTACCTACAAGCACTCCTACTACTTGGGCTATAACTGCCCCAGGACCTAACAGTGGTGAAAACACAGGTATTGCACATATTATCGAAATTACTAAAAGTCCGATCATATTACCTGCGAGAGGAGCCAGTTTATTTGCTATAAAGTCTCCTATTCCCGTACCTAATATTATACCTATTAACATACTCGTAAAAGCCATAAACGGTAATATATTTTTTATTACAGTTTCAATTACTTCTCTACCTGACTGATAGAAAATTGCTATTACTCCGCCTGTAGCTTTTCCAAGTCTAGTCAGAAAACCTTCTTTTTCATACTTAGTATCTGCAAGCTTTTCTCTGGCTTCTTTTTTTAGTGCCTCACCTTTTTGCTTGTTTGTCATACCTTCCATAGAATCTGCTTCAGCTGCTGCTGCAACAGTTTCTCCTTCTTCTGCCAGAGTCACATTATTTTCTTTTACATCTGATACATAAATATCTGAAGTTATGTACTGAGCCAACGGCCCTGCCTGTCCCACAGGCATTACATTAATAGTAAAAATTCTCTTTTTAGGGTACACACCACATCTTGCTGTTCCCCCGCAGTCTACTATTACTACCATTATTTCATCTTCAGGTACTCCGGTAACAAATCCGTTAACTATTTCGCAGCCAGTTAATTCAGCCAGTTTGTGAGCTAAAGGATGGATTGTTTTTCCAGTAATACTTACTATTTTATTTTTCTTTTCCGTTGGAGTGATAATTAACGGACCACCCCATCCATTTGGACCTTTTACTATTTTCACCGATTTATACATACTCATCCTCCTCACCCAGCTTTAGCTACTTTTTTAGATTTTCTACCCATTAATATAAGTGTAATTCTCTCTGTCAGAACACCTCTCATGAATATGACAACTATTCCCACAAGAAAATATCTTGTTGCAAGTCCTGCTGTCGGAAGACCCAGCTGTGTGATTCCGTTAGCAATTCCCATAAATACAAACAGCTCTCCTGCGTTAGCATGTGGGAATAAACCAGTTACCGGATGGACAAATGATACTGCCGAATCATAAAATGCCGGTTTATACTTTTCTTCAACGAATTTTCCAAAAGTGTAACACATTGGATTCGTTAAAAATAATACTGCTAATATTGGTAGTAATGTGTATCTTGTAATTATATTCTTAGAAGCCCATCTAGCTGCTTTATTTACCCTTTCTTCCCCGATTAATTTTATAACAGCTGTTATCCCTGTCATTAATACCACTAATAATGGAATTATTCCTGAAACCCAGCCGGCAAATACCTCTCCGCCTTGTTGAAACAGACCTATAAAGTGCGTTGCGATTTTTGATATAAAATCAATAATACCAAACATCTTAAACCTCCTAATTTTTAAATACTATTCTGCCTAAATCAAAATCAAATATTCTTTGAAATAAACAAGGTACTAAATTCAGCTCCTCTTTTATGCACTAAGATTTTTTTATGCATTATCAAAAATGCATTTTACCGATAAAATTACAAGAATTTATTTATTCCTTTCTCAAAATTAACCAAATAATTTGTCCTGTACTCTTCTTAACTGCAGTATAAATGAACTTTCGTCAAGCTCTACCATATCATAAGTTATTACTTCACCTTTTTTAACATCTTTTACTAATTTTGTTTTCTTAGTTATTAATCCCACAGGAAGTGCATTCATTTCTTTAGCCGTTTCATATACTTCCACTGAACCATATACTGTATATCCTCCGATTCCGTCTAAGTTTTCTCCTGCTTTAAGATCTTTTTTAGCTATAGTAATTACTTCTGAAACAAGTCCTCCCATTGGAGCTATTGTAGCTTCATGGTCTATTACAGCTTTTGCAGCTGATAATGGTGTTTCAAGACTGCACAGGTGATATGGTCTGTATAAAATGTAGTTCGGCCCGTCTCCCATATCCAGATATTTCATTTCTTTTCTTACTTCTTCCAGCTTGCTTGATACTACTACGAATACTCCAGGTGCTATTCCGTCAACGAAATCTACTACACCGTATTTGCTCAGTATTCCTCCTTCTTCTTTCAGACTGAATACTTTCGGTACATCATTTACTTCACCTTTTATTCCGTGTGCCCCTCTTACATCAGGTATATATCCTGTGGCATTTGACATTACAGCTAACTCGACCATTGTCTTACTTCCTTCTTTAAATGAAGCAAGCATGTGTGCGCTGACTCCTCTTCTTTCAGCTTCTTCGGCTACTGTATCAGGATTACAGTCTTTGTCAATTTTATTATTTTTTCCTTTTCCTATTACTCTTACATCAAATCCTGCTGCTTTTGCAAAATCATATAATTCTTTTGTTGCTGCCGGTTCGTCTCCTGCTGCTCCTGTATATACTACTCCTGCATTATCAGCCAGTTTTTTTAGCAAAGGCCCGATAACAACATCAGTTTCAGCATTTAACATTACTAAGTGTTTTTTCCCCATGATAGTATCAAGGGCTATTTTAGCTCCTACTTCTGTTACTCCTGTTGCTTCGATCAGAACTTCTATTTTTTTAGAATCTGTTACTACTTTTGAATCATCTGTTACAACGAAGTTCCCTTGCGAGATCCATTCATCAGCTTCACACGGACACTTTGTATACTTTATTTTGTCTTCAGCAACTCCTGCGTGCAGCAAAGCTTTTTTAGCCAGTTCTGTGTTTATATCCACTACTATTGCAGGATTCATCCCTTCCATAAGATACATTTGGCTTACCATTCCCTGCCCCATTTGTCCTGCACCTATTATTCCTGTCAGTATAGGTGTTCCGGCTTTCTCAAGCTTTTCCAGCTTATAGTTCAATCCTAACATAAACTTCCTCCTAAAATATATTTTATTTTTACATTTGTTTTCACATTTTACTTTTGATAATTAATTATACTTCATTTTTTACCATTGTCAACATTATTTTTCTTTTTGAAAACTCACTTAACATTTGTAAAAATATTTTTTTTATAATTTTAGAAAGTTATTTTATTTTTGTGATCTATAACTAAATATTGGTGATTCATGGATATTTTGATGTTTTTTTATTTTATATTTTTTTCATTAACAAACTAAAATATAACTTAAATAAATAATAAAAATAATCGTTTTTTATTATTTTAAGTTATATAAATAAATAATATACTATATTTAACCATAATATATATAAATATATTTTTACTTTTATGTTTGCATTTGTAAAAATAATTAAGTATTTAAAAAAAAACGGCTTTTTTATCTTAAAGCCAATTTTCCCTTTTATTACTATAGATAATAAAACATTTATACTGGCAATACCTTATATCATTTTTACTTTTGGTATCT
This genomic stretch from Sebaldella sp. S0638 harbors:
- a CDS encoding PTS glucitol/sorbitol transporter subunit IIB, whose protein sequence is MYKSVKIVKGPNGWGGPLIITPTEKKNKIVSITGKTIHPLAHKLAELTGCEIVNGFVTGVPEDEIMVVIVDCGGTARCGVYPKKRIFTINVMPVGQAGPLAQYITSDIYVSDVKENNVTLAEEGETVAAAAEADSMEGMTNKQKGEALKKEAREKLADTKYEKEGFLTRLGKATGGVIAIFYQSGREVIETVIKNILPFMAFTSMLIGIILGTGIGDFIANKLAPLAGNMIGLLVISIICAIPVFSPLLGPGAVIAQVVGVLVGTQIGLGSIPASLALPALFAIDPQVGCDFIPVGLSLGDAEAETIEIGVPAILFSRLITGPVSVALAYVASIGLF
- a CDS encoding PTS glucitol/sorbitol transporter subunit IIC, translated to MFGIIDFISKIATHFIGLFQQGGEVFAGWVSGIIPLLVVLMTGITAVIKLIGEERVNKAARWASKNIITRYTLLPILAVLFLTNPMCYTFGKFVEEKYKPAFYDSAVSFVHPVTGLFPHANAGELFVFMGIANGITQLGLPTAGLATRYFLVGIVVIFMRGVLTERITLILMGRKSKKVAKAG
- a CDS encoding PTS glucitol/sorbitol transporter subunit IIA; translated protein: MNYNVKVNKIGMSALELYEECGCLIIFDDIAPEELAEIAILHEEGEIKRDIKVGDEIILGKHEYKVTAVGTEAMLTLKELGHCTFKFTGKEEAEVPGQIELTGEHHPIIEIGDFISFK
- a CDS encoding NAD(P)H-dependent oxidoreductase; protein product: MLGLNYKLEKLEKAGTPILTGIIGAGQMGQGMVSQMYLMEGMNPAIVVDINTELAKKALLHAGVAEDKIKYTKCPCEADEWISQGNFVVTDDSKVVTDSKKIEVLIEATGVTEVGAKIALDTIMGKKHLVMLNAETDVVIGPLLKKLADNAGVVYTGAAGDEPAATKELYDFAKAAGFDVRVIGKGKNNKIDKDCNPDTVAEEAERRGVSAHMLASFKEGSKTMVELAVMSNATGYIPDVRGAHGIKGEVNDVPKVFSLKEEGGILSKYGVVDFVDGIAPGVFVVVSSKLEEVRKEMKYLDMGDGPNYILYRPYHLCSLETPLSAAKAVIDHEATIAPMGGLVSEVITIAKKDLKAGENLDGIGGYTVYGSVEVYETAKEMNALPVGLITKKTKLVKDVKKGEVITYDMVELDESSFILQLRRVQDKLFG